A genomic window from Quercus lobata isolate SW786 chromosome 10, ValleyOak3.0 Primary Assembly, whole genome shotgun sequence includes:
- the LOC115964901 gene encoding uncharacterized protein LOC115964901, translating to MAELVHSAQNFMNAEDAIIAKKRKRSERIDANPSCHPEQGSRPKKRWTKERKDRDNKKPSSLARNQQYTPLNMPLEQVLMQIKDDPSLMWPEKMKGDPNKHNRNKYYRFHRDHGHDTNECFDLKQQIENLIRQRKFRNFLGRDHRDKKLKGKMGESSRPPLGEIRVIIGGSSTGQSSMSKKAYLKVV from the coding sequence ATGGCCGAACTTGTCCATTCggctcaaaattttatgaatgcagaagacgcGATCAttgctaagaagaggaagagatctGAGAGAATAGATGCAAACCCCAGTTGCCATCCCGAGCAAGGCTCTCGTCCAAAGAAGCGATGgacaaaagaaaggaaagaccGAGATAATAAGAAGCCAAGCTCTTTAGCACGGAACCAGCAATATACCCCTTTGAACATGCCACTTGAGCaggtccttatgcaaatcaaggatgatccttccttGATGTGGCCggagaaaatgaagggagatcccaataagcACAATAGGAACAAGTATTATCGCTTCCATAGGGATCATGGTCATGATACAAACGAGTGTTTTGATTTAAAGCAgcaaattgaaaatctcataaggcAAAGGAAGTTTAGGaatttccttggacgagaccaCAGGGACAAGAAACTGAAAGGGAAGATGGGAGAATCATCACGACCACCGCTCGGTGAAATAAGAGTCATTATAGGGGGAAGTTCGACAGGCCAGTCATCCATgtccaagaaagcatacttgaaggTAGTGTAG